In one Maniola jurtina chromosome 13, ilManJurt1.1, whole genome shotgun sequence genomic region, the following are encoded:
- the LOC123870896 gene encoding phosphatidylinositol transfer protein alpha isoform, with translation MLIKEYRVTLPLTVEEYQVAQLYCVAEVSKNETGGGEGIEVIKNEPFKDFPLLGGKYSSGQYTYKIYHLASKVPAFIRLLAPKGSLEVHEEAWNAYPYCRTVLTNPGYMKENFIICIESLHVPDIGDQQNVHELSPEKLKMREVVHIDIANDPMSAADYKPETDPTKFKSVKTGRGPLVGPNWKAEQNPIMTCYKLVTAEFKWFGLQSKVENVIQKSERRLFTIFHRQVFCSMDDWFGMTMADIRAIEEKTKEELEKLRREGEVRGMRADNE, from the exons ATGCTTATCAAAGAATA cCGTGTTACTCTTCCATTAACTGTAGAAGAG TACCAAGTTGCGCAGTTATATTGTGTAGCAGAAGTCTCCAAAAACGAAACTGGTGGTGGTGAAGGCATAGAAGTAATTAAAAATGAACCTTTCAAAGACTTTCCCTTACTTG gTGGCAAATACTCATCGGGCcaatatacatacaaaatctACCACTTGGCGTCGAAGGTGCCAGCATTTATCAGACTCTTGGCACCAAAAGGCTCCTTAGAAGTTCACGAAGAGGCATGGAACGCTTACCCTTACTGCCGGACTGTATTAACG AATCCCGGTTATATGAAAGAGAACTTCATAATTTGCATAGAATCCTTACATGTACCAGACATCGGAGACCAGCAAaat GTACACGAGCTCTCGCCCGAGAAGTTGAAGATGCGCGAGGTGGTGCACATCGACATCGCCAACGACCCGATGTCGGCCGCCGACTACAAGCCGGAGACTGACCCCACCAAATTCAAGTCCGTCAAGACTGGCCGCGGCCCGCTCGTGGGGCCCAACTGGAAAGCCGAGCAGAACCCCATCATGACGTGCTACAAACTTGTCACCGCCGAGTTCAAGTGGTTTGGTCTACAG aGCAAAGTGGAAAATGTGATCCAAAAGTCAGAACGACGGTTATTCACCATCTTTCATAG aCAAGTATTCTGCTCCATGGATGATTGGTTCGGCATGACAATGGCGGACATCCGCGCGATCGAAGAGAAGACCAAGGAAGAATTGGAGAAGCTTCGTCGCGAGGGTGAAGTGCGCGGCATGCGCGCTGACAACGAGTAG